The following coding sequences are from one Odontesthes bonariensis isolate fOdoBon6 chromosome 10, fOdoBon6.hap1, whole genome shotgun sequence window:
- the LOC142390972 gene encoding secreted frizzled-related protein 5 codes for MALCQNIGYDNMRMPNLLGHESPAEAVQQSASWLPLLARECHPDARIFLCSLFAPICLDRFISPCRSVCESVRDSCAPIMSCYGYPWPEILQCDQYPADHLMCISSITNTTAHTGGRRVPQASCRDCELEEASSSRDTLETFCRSDFVVKLRLTRLKYSPVSLSQFSLAGELDVLKHGPLLGGQIRSRIELWLERDATCVRNMTRQHPRGGTFLVTGTVQGERLVVNKAYAWQRQDKNLMAAARKWKRHTCRN; via the exons ATGGCCTTGTGCCAAAACATCGGCTATGACAACATGAGGATGCCCAACCTGCTGGGCCACGAGTCTCCAGCTGAGGCTGTGCAACAGAGTGCAAGCTGGCTGCCACTACTTGCAAGAGAGTGCCACCCTGACGCCCGCATCTTCCTCTGCTCTCTTTTCGCTCCCATCTGCCTTGACAG GTTTATATCACCCTGCAGAAGTGTGTGCGAATCTGTGCGGGACAGCTGCGCTCCAATCATGAGTTGCTATGGCTACCCCTGGCCTGAAATTCTGCAGTGTGACCAGTATCCCGCAGACCATCTCATGTGCATCTCCTCCATCACAAACACCACTGCTCACACGGGAGGGCGCAGAG TGCCTCAGGCAAGCTGCCGGGATTGTGAGCTGGAGGAGGCCTCTTCTTCAAGAGACACGCTGGAGACCTTTTGCAGGAGTGATTTTG TTGTGAAACTACGTCTAACGAGGCTCAAGTACAGTCCAGTAAGTCTATCTCAATTCTCATTGGCTGGTGAACTGGATGTCCTGAAGCATGGGCCCCTGTTAGGTGGGCAGATTCGCTCGCGCATTGAGCTGTGGCTGGAGAGGGATGCCACCTGTGTAAGGAACATGACAAGGCAGCATCCACGAGGCGGTACCTTCTTAGTGACCGGTACGGTGCAGGGGGAGCGTCTGGTGGTCAACAAGGCTTACGCCTGGCAAAGACAGGACAAGAACCTAATGGCAGCCGCACGCAAATGGAAACGTCACACATGCAGGAACTAA